In candidate division TA06 bacterium, the DNA window CACGGGAAAGCCAAACGTATTGTTCATTCTTAAGGCATTTGAGAGAAGCGCGGATGGAGTGTTAGTCTCTGGATGTCATCCCGGAGACTGCCACTACGCCGCAGTTGACTACAACGCAAGAAGGAGGTCTGCGATCTTCAAGAAAATATTGAGCTTTAGCGAGGTGGATCCCCGCAGATTGCAGGTTGCATGGGTTTCGGCGTCGGAGGGTGCTAAGTGGGTTGATGTCGTGAACGATGCAGCCGGTCAGGTGCGCGATATCGGCCTTATCAATTCGAACCAGCCAGCGGAGACTGGCAATGATGAGGAGGAAGGTTCTCATGGTTAGAACTTTTGCAGTTGTTTTGATAGTCCTTTTCTGCTCCGTAGGGTACGCGAGTACGCAGTCGTGCGAGGGCATGAAGGGTGGTCCTGGGGCGTCCAAAATGATGATGATGGGTAAAGGCGGAGACATGATGTGCGGCCCCGGAATGGGCTTCGGCATGATGATGTGTGGGGGCAGACATAAGTGTGCCGGGGGCTTCATAGGAATGAAGGATGAGCTCGGCCTGACCGATGCCCAGGTGAAGAAACTGAAGTCAATGAAGATGAACCAGGAGAAAAAGGCGATCGATGATAGGGCTGAGATTCAGAAAATGGAGCTTGAACTTCACGGGCTAATGGGTGAAGATGAGATCGACATCAAGGCTGTGGATCGTATGATTGACAAGATTGCCGCTCAGAAGGCGAAGATACAAAAGGCCTGCATCCGTGGTATGGTTGATGCCAAAAAGGTCCTGACCTCCGAACAGAGGAAGAAGCTGAAGGGGATGAAGGGTGCTGGCATGAAGAAGCGCATAGAGCACAAGGTAATTATCAAGGATGAGTGAAGAGCTTCGCAAGATAGCCAAGGATCTTTTGAAAAGCGAAAAAGTGGGGGTGGTCATAGGGTATGCCTTTACGAAGGCAGATCCCAAAAGGACCACCCCCATATTCGTTACGGACACCAGGGATACTGACAAGCTTGTTTTCAATCCCCTTTGTCTGAACAATTTGACAGTCTACCTTACGAAGAAGAAGCCTGAGATTCAGGAGGTAGGGAGACCAGCCGTTGTTGCTAAGGGATGCGATGTCAGGTCAATTCTCGGTCTCATAAAAGAGTTCCAATTTAAGAGAGAGGACGTGGTCATAATCGGGGTAGGATGCGAAGGTGTGGTCAAAGACTTCAGCCACTGGACTGGCAAGCTGACCAGAGAGAACATGGCTTCAAAGTGCTTATATTGCAGGGTGAGGGTCCCAACCACCTATGACTACCTTGTGGGAGAAGAGGTACCGTCCATTGAAGAACAAGACCCTTTCAAAGATGTGAAAGAGCTCCTCTCAAAATCTGTTGAGGAGCGGGAGAAATTCTGGAAGAATCAGTTTGAAAAATGTATACGCTGCTATGCGTGCAGGCAGGTATGCCCCTTCTGTTATTGCCACAGATGCATCAGCGACAAGACGATGCCTCGGTGGATCGAATCCAGCGCACATGAGAGAGGAAACTTTGCCTGGAATATAATAAGGGCGATGCATCTGGCAGGCAGGTGCGTAGGGTGCGGGGAGTGCAGTCGAGTGTGCCCAGCCGAAATCCCCTTGGACCTTCTAAATAGAGAGATCGAGAGGGAGATGAAGGAGAAGTTTGAATACACTGCGGGCATGGACACGGAGACTCCTCCGCCGTTGAGAACCTACTCTGAGAAAGATGACGACTCGTGGATACGATGAGTATCAGTCACTATTTTCGAAGGGAGTCTGATTGGCGAAACTCCTGAAAATAGAATCACCCGAAAGCGTGGTGGAGAAGCTCACGTCCTTGGAAAAGAGGGTGATAGCTCCCGTTAGAGACGGCAAGTTACATCGATTCCTTCCTGTGAAGAGGAAAGAGGAGGTTGATTTCGGGTACTTCCAGGCCGAAGGTTCCATGAAGGGTTTCTTCTTTCCTGCTACTGAGGGGATTCTCAAGTTTTCCACTGGGACCAAAATGCCGCAGGTGGAAGAACATGAGATAGAGTTTCCAGAGACTTTCGTTGTAGGCTGTCGTCCATGTGATGCCGCTGCTCTTCCTATCCAGGACAAGGTCTTTGAGTGGGACTACGTGGATGAATTCTATAAGGCGAGAAGAGATTCAACGACCATAGTGAGCCTAGCCTGTACATGTGCGGACAACAACTGTTTCTGCACCTCCATGGGGCTTGCCCCTGACTCGCCCGAGGGGAGCGACATTCTGATGGTGAAGACGGAAGAGGGCTTCCTGGCAGAGGTCTTGACCAAAAAGGGGGAGAAGCTTGCCTCGCTTCTCGATTTGAAGGAGAAGGGAAGTAGTGAAGATAGGAGAAGGTCAGCGGTGAGTGCCAGCAAGCTCATCACCAGAAAGTTCAAGTCCGAAGGGGTACCCGGATGGCTGGAGTCCAACTTCGAGGATCCTCTCTGGGAGAAAATGTGCACCAAGTGTATAGGCTGTGCCGCGTGCACGTTCGTGTGTCCCACCTGCCATTGTTTTGACATTGTGGATGAGCCAGTGGGCACATCTGGTGAACGGAGGAAAAACTGGGATGCGTGCACTCTCTGGCATTTCACCGCTCACGCGTCCGGATACAATCCTCGGGATATGCAACATAAGAGGTACAGGCAGAGAATAATGCACAAATTTGACTACTACCCGGACAAGTTCGGCAAATTCTTGTGCACAGGGTGTGGCAGATGCATTCGTGTCTGTCCTGTGTCCTTGGATCTGGCTGAAGTGCTGGAGGAGATTTCTTCGAGGATTTAAGAGATGTCCATCTATTCCCCGGATCTACTTAAGGTGAGCGAGGTTCTACCTGAGACATCTGAGATCATCACTCTCGTGATGGACTTTCAGGATGGATCTCTCGCAAAAAGGTTCTCATTCAAGCCAGGTCAGTTTGGCCTTTTTGGCGCATTCGGAGAAGGAGAGTGTGCGCTTGCCATTGCCTCTTCGCCTTTCACCAAGGGGCAAATTGCCTGCTCCATCAAGAAGATAGGGAAGGTCACGAGTTCTCTGACGAGCACCAATGTCGGCGATATCATAGGATTCAGAGGGCCATACGGGAATTGGTTCCCCCTGGATGAGATGAAGGGCAAGAAAGTATTCTTCATTGCGGGGGGCATAGGATTCTCTGCAATAAGGTCGAGTCTTCTATCGGTTCTTGAAAACAGAAACGACTACAAGAAGGTTGTCCTCCTGTACGGAGCCCGCTCTATTGATGAGTTGGTCTATAAACGAGAGCTGGCAGAATACGAAAAGAGCAGCAAGATTGACTTGATCAAAACCGTGGACCCAGGCGGAGAGAGCAAAGACTGGGATGGGAAGGTTGGGTTTGTCCCCAGTGTACTGGAAGAACTGGCGCCCAAACCCGAAAACTCGGTAGCGATTGTGTGCGGGCCTCCCATTATGATCAAGATCACCGTTGCCGTCCTTGTCCAACATGGTTTCAAGAGAAAGGATATTTACACCACTCTTGAAAACAGGATGAAGTGTGGACTTGGCAAATGCGGCAGATGCAACATTGGGAAGGTCTATGTGTGCAAGGACGGTCCTGTCTTCACCGCAGCCGAGATAGCAGAATTCCCACCAGATTACTAATTACTCTGTACAGAGAAGGACTCTGCAGAGAGAAGGGCAGAGTACGAATTGCAACGTACGAAGTTACACACAAACAGTACCTTGTACTTTGCTCTTTGTACGTTGTACTTCGGGAACATGTTTTTGCCGCAAAATACTTGACAAGATTGGTCAGTTAAGGCATATTATGCTGTTCACCTAGCCAGGGAGGTTGGTAGTGTATAGTGATAAGGTTATGGACCACTTTCAGCACCCCAGAAATGTCGGTGAGATCGGTGATGCCGACGGTGTGGGTGAAGTGGGGAACCCTGTCTGTGGGGACCTGATGAAAGTGTTCATAAAAGTGAAGGATGACGTTATCAGAGATGTGAAGGTCTTGACTTTCGGCTGTGCGGCAGCCATAGCAACCAGCTCCATGGCAACAGAGATGATCAAGGGCAAAACGGTCCAAGAGGCCCTCGCCCTGACTAACAAGGCCGTGGCAGAGGCGCTCGAGGGACTTCCCCCTATCAAGATGCACTGCTCTGTTCTTGCCGAGCAGGGGATAAAGGCTGCCATCGAGGATTACCAGAAAAAACAGCAGGAAAAAGATAAGTCTTAGTCAAGGAAGGTGGTGGCATGATGGCTGTAATGGATGTTGGTGACGGCGATTTCGAGGAGAAAGTTATGAAGTCGGAGAAGCCTGTCCTGGTCGATTTTTGGGCCCCCTGGTGTACGCCGTGCAGGATGGTTGGACCTATTGTTGAAGAGTTGTCCAACATGTTCGAAGGTCAGGCAAGTTTTGCGAAAGTGAACGTTGATGAGGCGCCGAGTGTAGCTGCGCGCTTCGGGGTAAGGAGCATTCCCACCATTATGATATTCAAATCCGGGGAGTGCGTGGAAACGATAGTGGGAGCATGTCCAAAGGAGTATTTCCAGAACAAGGTGGAGAACGCGATTGGAAAAAAGGACGAAGAGAAAGGGGAATGAAGTGATCACTAAGGACGAGGTATTGAAAGCTTTGAGCGAAGTGATGGATCCGGAGCTCGGTGTGAGTCTTGTGGATTTGGGTCTGATATATGATGTGACTGTTGAGGATGACAAGGTAGATGTGAAGATGACTCTGACCGCTCCTGGATGTCCCCTCCACTCAGTCATGAGGGAGAATGCGCAGAACAGAATTTCTCAAATCGATGGTGTTAAGGAGGCGAATGTCCAGGTGGTTTGGGATCCGCCGTGGAAGCCAGAGATGATGTCAGAGGCGGCAAAGAAGCACCTGGGTCTCGTGAAGTGAGGATTTCTTCTAGATCAAGGTACGGTTTGAGAGCCATGGTTGAGCTCTCCAAAACGCATGGCAAGGGGCCTGTCAGTGCGAGGACCATATCTGACAGAGAGGGCATACCCATGTCATATCTTGAGCACCTCCTTGGAAAACTGAGAGAGGCTGGTCTCATCAAGTCTGTCAGGGGCCCTGGAGGCGGTTTTGAACTCGCCAGGACTCCTGGTGATATCAGCCTGCTGAGCATCATTAGTGCGCTCGACGGGCCGGTCGTGCTGTGTGACTGTTTTGAGGAATCTTCCATGAAACTGCCTTGCAACCGGTTGGATTCCTGCCTGGCCAGGGTACTCTGGGAGAAGCTGAGTGATAGGATAGAAGAGGTGCTGGAAACCACCACCCTGGCCCACGTTGTCTAATAGGGATAGGAAACTGAGACAGATCCACACAGAGGTGCTCTAAAAGAGATGAGTGGTGGCGTGAGAGCTGTTGGTCTTCTTTCAGGTGGTCTCGATAGCACTCTGGCAGCCAGAATCATGAAGGAGCAAGGTGTTGAGGTGGATGCCGTTAACTTCTACACCGGATTCTGTATCGTTGAGCACAGAAGAAAGATGGGCAGAAGCGGGCGAAGGGGAAGAAATGAGGCCCTGAGGGCAGGAGCAGACATTGAGGTTAGCGTGGACATAGTTGACATATTTGATGAGTATCTATCCGTGGTTGCCCATCCAAGGTTCGGATACGGATCTGCAATCAATCCGTGCATAGACTGCAGGATACTCATGCTGAAGAATGCAAGACTCAGAATGGAATCGACTGGCGCGAAGTTCGTGTTTACGGGCGAGGTTCTTGGCCAGCGCCCGATGTCTCAACACAAAAATCAACTCAGACTGATTGAAAAGGAAAGCGGACTCGAGGGTCTGCTTCTCCGTCCCCTTTCTGCAAAGCTGCTTCCACCAACGCTTCCGGAAACAGAAGGATGGGTGGATAGAGAAATGCTCTATGGGATAAGTGGAAGAGGTCGGAAGGAGCAGTTTGTACTTGCCGAACAGTACGGAATAGTGGACTACCCACAGCCTGCTGGGGGGTGCTGTTTCCTGACTGATAAGAACTATGCAGCAAAACTGAAAGACCTTTACGCACATAAGGGGAAGGACTCTGTGTCCAAAGAAGATGTCATTCTACTAAAAGTGGGCAGACACTTCAGGATTTCAGAGGCAGCGAAGGTGATAGTCGGTAGAGATGAAGGTGAGAACAACTTTCTAGAGAGTTATGTGGACAATAGATGGGTATTTATGGCTCTGGATTTCGAAGGACCCTTGACTCTTGTGGAAGGAGATATGTCCGCAGACGAGAAAAGGAGTGTGGCTGCGATTACTGCGAGGTACAGCGACGGGAAGAATCAGAACGTGGTTAGAGTAGAATGGCGGTATGGTGGTGAGTCTGGTGTGTTAGAAGTTGAACCAGCAGGTAATGAAATCGATAGTCTCAGAGTATAATCGTGGAGTAGTGTGTTACGGTTTGACAACCACCATGGGGGTCATGAATGTTCCTGAGGTCTCCACATACTTGGGTAATGAATCAGAAGGGAACGTGAACCTTTTTATCCAAGTCATGGATGAGGCCGAATTGGCGGGAAGGAGCTGGAGTTGAAGGCAGATCACGCGGTAGACACATTGGGTCTTCTCTGCCCCATGCCGATTGTCAAGACCGCGGAGAAGATGAAGAAGATGAAACCTGGAGAGGTTCTGAAGATTGTGTCCGACGATCCAGGTGTAAAAGAAGATATGCCGGCCTGGTGCAAATCGACCGGTAATGAACTCGTTGGTATTGAGGAGTCGGACGGAGAGTATAAGGTCTACATAAAAAAGGCCACCTGATAACGAAGTACGAATTACTGATTACGAAAGCCCTACCCTCACTCTCTTCACTCGTCAACTTCAGAACCCTTAGACTCCTTGAACAACTTTTTGCCATACCCTTCAATCGTTGAACATTTGAACCTCTTGAACAACCCATAGCAATAAGCTTAAGCCTTTTAGCTCCTTGAACAACTTATCTCCCATAAACTTGAATCGTTGAACGTACGATGGCCCTTCGTTTTGTCTTCGTAATTTGTACTTTGTACTTGGTGACGGGATGAGAGTGGGGAATGGATGGTTTCTTATTGCACCTTATTGCATATAATGTATTATGTGTTGATGACAAGCCAAGAGAATGACTTATGGTTAACTCGCAGACTATTTGTAAGGGCCTCAGACCGCTTGTGAGGGGGGAGGTGTTCTGTGATAATCTGCACAGGACACTTTATAGCTCTGCTGCTTGCATTTACGAGATAGAACCAGCGGCGGTTGTCTATCCGAAAGACAAACATGATGTTGCTGCTGTCATGGGATACTGCTACAGACATGGCATTCCAGTCACCCCCCGCGGAGCTGGGTCGGGGCTGGCCGGCCAGAGCGTTGGTGAAGGAATTATCATCGATCTGTCCAGGCACATGAACCACGTCCTGAAGGTGAATGAAGACGACTGGATGGTTCGAGTTCAGCCGGGCGTGGTCTTGTCGAACCTCAACAAGACTCTGAAGCCCAGGGGTAGGTTCTTTCCACCCGACCCATCGAGTAGTGACTACTGCACAATAGGGGGTATGATTGCCAACAATTCGAGCGGGTCTCATAGCCTGAAGTACGGGGCGACCAAGGACTATGTGGCTTCTCTGGAAGTGGTCCTCTGTAATGGGGAAATCGTAGAGATCACTTCCCTTGCCTGGGATTCACCCGAGCTGGGAGTCATCAAGAGCAAAGAAACCCAGGAGGGTGCGATATATACCTCCATGTTAGGGCTCCTGTGGCGCAACAAGGAGCTCATAGAAGAGTACTCCCCGAAGGTGGAGAAGAACTCCAGCGGATACAATTTGAAGGAGGCTTTTGTAAATGGAATCCTGGATCTTACCAAAGTGGTTGTAGGATCCGAAGGCACCCTTGGAGTGGTCACCGAAGCGACTCTGAGAATTGTTGATTTGCCTGAAGACAGCTGTGTTCTTCTTCTCTTCTTCGATGATCTCCGCAAGATAGGCGAAGCTGTCACGGAGGCGAGACAGTTTCAACCAGCTAGCATCGAGCTTATGGACAGAACTTTTTTGGGCGCGGCCAAAGAGTTGGTGCCCGACCTCGAAGATCTGATTCCTCAGGATACGGAAGCCATTCTCCTGGTAGAATTTGAGGGGGAAGATGCCAGCATAGAAGCGAAGGGTATCGACCTCAGGGGACGTGTGGTAGACGAGATTGGTCTCGGCACAGGTGGCGTGCTGGCACACGATAAGGGACAGATGGAAAAACTCTGGAGACTGAGAAAGGCCGCCGTCCCCATGGTTATGAAGAGTACAGGAAGGCGAAGGCCGATACCTTTCATCGAGGACGTTGTTGTTCCTCCGCAGCGGCTGCCGGACTTTCTTAACGGTCTCCATGCAATTCTTGAGAACTACGCAGTTGATTCAGCGGCATACGGTCATGCAGGCGAAGGGAACATACACGTGCGTCCACTTCTCGATCTGAGTCGTCAAAAGGACATAGAAAAGATGGAAGCTGTGGCAGGAGAGGTGTACAGTCTGGTCAGAGGACTGGAAGGGTCCCCTTCTGGCGAACATGGAGATGGGCTTGTCCGCGCACCATTCCTGAAGGATTTCAGTGGCCCCCTCTATGAACTATTCTTCTGGACAAAAAGGATTTTCGATCCAAAGGGGATTCTGAATCCAGGCAAAAAGATTTGTGATAAGGATTCGATCTCCGAAGATTTGAGGTTCGGAGCGTCCTATGAAAATGTTGCTACAGGAACCGGTTTTGATGACAAGAATCTGATAGAGCAGATTGAGAGGTGTCACGGGTGCGGAATGTGCAGGTCTGCGGTGGATACAACGATGTGTCCGGTCTACAAAGCGCTTGGCGATGAGAAATACACCCCGAGGGCTAAAGCTAACTTGCTCCGGGCCTTGGTGAGGGGCAGGCTGAAACCCGACGAGCTGATTGGTGATCCTCAGTTCAGAGAACTGATAGGCATGTGCTACCAGTGCAGGATGTGCCTGAGCGAGTGCCCCACAGAGGTGAATATGCCTCTCCTGACGAGGCTCGCAAAGGCAGAGATTGTCAAAAGGCATGGAATGCCTCTCTCTGACAGGATGTTCTGCAATTTTGAAAGCGTCGGTCGCCTGGCTTCGCGTTCAGCCCTGGTGTCCAACTTCTTGATGAGAATTGTCCCGATGAGAGCGGTGGTTGAGTGGCTGTCTGGGCTGAGCAGGGCGCGCGACATGCCGCCATTTAACAAGGGGCAGTTCAAGCTGAAGAAGAAATCTTCACTGCTGCGTGGGAGGACGGTTGTGGTCTACTTCCCGGGGTGTTTTGTGAACTTCATGGATGCCAGACTTGGTCAAAGCCTGTCCAATCTTTTGGAACGCGCAGATATGGAACTAGTAGTTCCAGACCTATCCTGCTGCGGGATACCCAGCCTTTCTCTGGGAGACCTGGATGGAGCACGAAAGAGGGCTGAAGGGAATATCAGGGTCCTTCTGCCATTTGCCTCAAAGGGAATACCAATAGTGGCAACGTGTCCGAGCTGCGCGCTTGCTCTGAAAAAAGAGTACATCGAGCTTCTGGGAACAGAAGAAGCTCAGGTGGTTGCCGGAATGGTGCGCGATGCGACCGCCTTCGTACTGGACCTTGTCGCGCACGGCGAGCTCAGAGCTAAGGCCCTGAAGGCTCTTCCTCGTACGGTCTATCATGCGCCATGCCACCTGAAAGCTCTTGGTCTTGAAGAAGATTCCATAGGGCAAATAGCAGAAAGACTTTCACTCAGACTTGGCCAGATTGAAGATAGCTGTTGCGGCACAGGAGGCACGTTTGGATTCAAGCGCCGTCACTTTGACATTTCACAGCAAATAGGCTTACCGTTGTTCGAGAGCATAAAGAGTTCTGACGCATCAGTCGTGATCACCGAGTGCCCCACATGCAAAATTCAGATAAGTCAGGGAACAGGTCTTGATGTGATTCATCCTATTGAACTGCTGGAGGTTGCCTGTGCAGATGGCCAGCCAGCCAATCAAAACGGAATGTCAGCTATTGACGCACAGGAAAGCATATGAATCCTCTTGACGCACTCTTTTCTTCTCTTTAGAATTCTGTTGTCTAAGGGTGTAGTGATGAAAGATTTTGAGACATTTGAGCACAAAGCGGACATGGGGATAAGGGGGTATGGCCAGACTGCTGAGGAGGCTTTTGAGAACGGTGCGAAAGCCCTGTTTTCAGTCATGGTTGATATTGGATCCGTGGAGGGCAAAGAGAGACGTGATATTGACTGTTCCGCTGATGACCTGGAGACACTCTTTGTGGAGTGGCTAAATTCCCTCCTCTCAGTCGCAGACTCAGA includes these proteins:
- a CDS encoding hydrogenase iron-sulfur subunit, with protein sequence MKYEPNVRMIKLPCTGKPNVLFILKAFERSADGVLVSGCHPGDCHYAAVDYNARRRSAIFKKILSFSEVDPRRLQVAWVSASEGAKWVDVVNDAAGQVRDIGLINSNQPAETGNDEEEGSHG
- a CDS encoding periplasmic heavy metal sensor translates to MQPVRCAISALSIRTSQRRLAMMRRKVLMVRTFAVVLIVLFCSVGYASTQSCEGMKGGPGASKMMMMGKGGDMMCGPGMGFGMMMCGGRHKCAGGFIGMKDELGLTDAQVKKLKSMKMNQEKKAIDDRAEIQKMELELHGLMGEDEIDIKAVDRMIDKIAAQKAKIQKACIRGMVDAKKVLTSEQRKKLKGMKGAGMKKRIEHKVIIKDE
- a CDS encoding Fe-S oxidoreductase; protein product: MSEELRKIAKDLLKSEKVGVVIGYAFTKADPKRTTPIFVTDTRDTDKLVFNPLCLNNLTVYLTKKKPEIQEVGRPAVVAKGCDVRSILGLIKEFQFKREDVVIIGVGCEGVVKDFSHWTGKLTRENMASKCLYCRVRVPTTYDYLVGEEVPSIEEQDPFKDVKELLSKSVEEREKFWKNQFEKCIRCYACRQVCPFCYCHRCISDKTMPRWIESSAHERGNFAWNIIRAMHLAGRCVGCGECSRVCPAEIPLDLLNREIEREMKEKFEYTAGMDTETPPPLRTYSEKDDDSWIR
- a CDS encoding heterodisulfide reductase subunit A, translated to MAKLLKIESPESVVEKLTSLEKRVIAPVRDGKLHRFLPVKRKEEVDFGYFQAEGSMKGFFFPATEGILKFSTGTKMPQVEEHEIEFPETFVVGCRPCDAAALPIQDKVFEWDYVDEFYKARRDSTTIVSLACTCADNNCFCTSMGLAPDSPEGSDILMVKTEEGFLAEVLTKKGEKLASLLDLKEKGSSEDRRRSAVSASKLITRKFKSEGVPGWLESNFEDPLWEKMCTKCIGCAACTFVCPTCHCFDIVDEPVGTSGERRKNWDACTLWHFTAHASGYNPRDMQHKRYRQRIMHKFDYYPDKFGKFLCTGCGRCIRVCPVSLDLAEVLEEISSRI
- a CDS encoding heterodisulfide reductase subunit F, coding for MSIYSPDLLKVSEVLPETSEIITLVMDFQDGSLAKRFSFKPGQFGLFGAFGEGECALAIASSPFTKGQIACSIKKIGKVTSSLTSTNVGDIIGFRGPYGNWFPLDEMKGKKVFFIAGGIGFSAIRSSLLSVLENRNDYKKVVLLYGARSIDELVYKRELAEYEKSSKIDLIKTVDPGGESKDWDGKVGFVPSVLEELAPKPENSVAIVCGPPIMIKITVAVLVQHGFKRKDIYTTLENRMKCGLGKCGRCNIGKVYVCKDGPVFTAAEIAEFPPDY
- the nifU gene encoding Fe-S cluster assembly scaffold protein NifU is translated as MYSDKVMDHFQHPRNVGEIGDADGVGEVGNPVCGDLMKVFIKVKDDVIRDVKVLTFGCAAAIATSSMATEMIKGKTVQEALALTNKAVAEALEGLPPIKMHCSVLAEQGIKAAIEDYQKKQQEKDKS
- the trxA gene encoding thioredoxin, producing MMAVMDVGDGDFEEKVMKSEKPVLVDFWAPWCTPCRMVGPIVEELSNMFEGQASFAKVNVDEAPSVAARFGVRSIPTIMIFKSGECVETIVGACPKEYFQNKVENAIGKKDEEKGE
- a CDS encoding DUF59 domain-containing protein; protein product: MITKDEVLKALSEVMDPELGVSLVDLGLIYDVTVEDDKVDVKMTLTAPGCPLHSVMRENAQNRISQIDGVKEANVQVVWDPPWKPEMMSEAAKKHLGLVK
- a CDS encoding Rrf2 family transcriptional regulator, whose protein sequence is MEARDDVRGGKEAPGSREVRISSRSRYGLRAMVELSKTHGKGPVSARTISDREGIPMSYLEHLLGKLREAGLIKSVRGPGGGFELARTPGDISLLSIISALDGPVVLCDCFEESSMKLPCNRLDSCLARVLWEKLSDRIEEVLETTTLAHVV
- a CDS encoding thiamine biosynthesis protein encodes the protein MSGGVRAVGLLSGGLDSTLAARIMKEQGVEVDAVNFYTGFCIVEHRRKMGRSGRRGRNEALRAGADIEVSVDIVDIFDEYLSVVAHPRFGYGSAINPCIDCRILMLKNARLRMESTGAKFVFTGEVLGQRPMSQHKNQLRLIEKESGLEGLLLRPLSAKLLPPTLPETEGWVDREMLYGISGRGRKEQFVLAEQYGIVDYPQPAGGCCFLTDKNYAAKLKDLYAHKGKDSVSKEDVILLKVGRHFRISEAAKVIVGRDEGENNFLESYVDNRWVFMALDFEGPLTLVEGDMSADEKRSVAAITARYSDGKNQNVVRVEWRYGGESGVLEVEPAGNEIDSLRV
- a CDS encoding sulfurtransferase TusA family protein, giving the protein MKADHAVDTLGLLCPMPIVKTAEKMKKMKPGEVLKIVSDDPGVKEDMPAWCKSTGNELVGIEESDGEYKVYIKKAT
- a CDS encoding anaerobic glycerol-3-phosphate dehydrogenase subunit C produces the protein MVNSQTICKGLRPLVRGEVFCDNLHRTLYSSAACIYEIEPAAVVYPKDKHDVAAVMGYCYRHGIPVTPRGAGSGLAGQSVGEGIIIDLSRHMNHVLKVNEDDWMVRVQPGVVLSNLNKTLKPRGRFFPPDPSSSDYCTIGGMIANNSSGSHSLKYGATKDYVASLEVVLCNGEIVEITSLAWDSPELGVIKSKETQEGAIYTSMLGLLWRNKELIEEYSPKVEKNSSGYNLKEAFVNGILDLTKVVVGSEGTLGVVTEATLRIVDLPEDSCVLLLFFDDLRKIGEAVTEARQFQPASIELMDRTFLGAAKELVPDLEDLIPQDTEAILLVEFEGEDASIEAKGIDLRGRVVDEIGLGTGGVLAHDKGQMEKLWRLRKAAVPMVMKSTGRRRPIPFIEDVVVPPQRLPDFLNGLHAILENYAVDSAAYGHAGEGNIHVRPLLDLSRQKDIEKMEAVAGEVYSLVRGLEGSPSGEHGDGLVRAPFLKDFSGPLYELFFWTKRIFDPKGILNPGKKICDKDSISEDLRFGASYENVATGTGFDDKNLIEQIERCHGCGMCRSAVDTTMCPVYKALGDEKYTPRAKANLLRALVRGRLKPDELIGDPQFRELIGMCYQCRMCLSECPTEVNMPLLTRLAKAEIVKRHGMPLSDRMFCNFESVGRLASRSALVSNFLMRIVPMRAVVEWLSGLSRARDMPPFNKGQFKLKKKSSLLRGRTVVVYFPGCFVNFMDARLGQSLSNLLERADMELVVPDLSCCGIPSLSLGDLDGARKRAEGNIRVLLPFASKGIPIVATCPSCALALKKEYIELLGTEEAQVVAGMVRDATAFVLDLVAHGELRAKALKALPRTVYHAPCHLKALGLEEDSIGQIAERLSLRLGQIEDSCCGTGGTFGFKRRHFDISQQIGLPLFESIKSSDASVVITECPTCKIQISQGTGLDVIHPIELLEVACADGQPANQNGMSAIDAQESI
- a CDS encoding archease, which produces MKDFETFEHKADMGIRGYGQTAEEAFENGAKALFSVMVDIGSVEGKERRDIDCSADDLETLFVEWLNSLLSVADSEGLVFSRFDVKIDGGNLTGWAMGEELKYEKHKPVVEVKAATYHMLKVEKTNDRFVAQCVVDV